One part of the Natronorubrum sediminis genome encodes these proteins:
- a CDS encoding NrpR regulatory domain-containing protein has protein sequence MADSLDRRSYDLLRLIADREPIGSIRLVESMQQRGYSIKGRTVRLALSDLDERGLTEKVPGKGRRLTNEGRAELTRGDIHGRREQVRARIATLTSQVTYDPFDDTGEVIASRAIVPDDHIDDALEALAALSETPVGPVPVAIEQAGDEYRLFVPSSLTLDGVLLARGIKTDLKTAGLAEFHPDPDATGSPASTASHADARNGGTIVRYTDAISGKQSTMDVVSLLLEAGRTTTNRLLDGEDSALLVVDNREIPLVRYEETRDISDAVRDRLGGILDLRRPRASGPFPLETPSWDFASLTYGAGEIALSILVERSLLTSFETLAGLTARSEFESAANTGFT, from the coding sequence ATGGCTGACTCTCTCGATCGTCGATCGTACGATCTCTTGCGTCTCATCGCCGACCGCGAGCCGATCGGCAGCATTCGACTGGTAGAGTCCATGCAACAGCGGGGATACTCGATCAAAGGACGAACCGTTCGTCTCGCGCTCTCTGATCTCGACGAACGCGGGCTAACGGAGAAGGTTCCCGGGAAGGGACGTCGACTAACGAACGAGGGCCGAGCGGAACTGACGCGTGGCGATATTCACGGTCGGCGCGAACAGGTGCGCGCACGAATCGCGACGTTAACGAGCCAGGTCACGTACGACCCCTTCGACGATACCGGCGAGGTGATCGCCTCGCGAGCGATCGTTCCGGACGACCACATCGACGACGCACTCGAGGCACTCGCTGCACTCAGCGAGACGCCGGTCGGACCGGTTCCGGTAGCGATCGAGCAGGCTGGCGACGAGTACCGACTGTTCGTCCCCTCGAGTCTCACGCTCGACGGCGTCTTACTCGCTCGCGGGATCAAAACTGATCTCAAGACGGCGGGGCTCGCGGAGTTCCATCCCGATCCAGACGCAACGGGGAGTCCCGCGTCCACCGCCTCTCACGCCGACGCGCGAAACGGCGGGACCATCGTTCGCTACACCGACGCGATCAGCGGAAAGCAATCTACGATGGACGTCGTGTCCCTGTTACTCGAGGCCGGTCGGACGACCACGAACCGGCTTCTCGATGGGGAGGATTCGGCCCTTTTAGTCGTCGACAACCGCGAAATCCCACTCGTTCGCTACGAGGAGACGCGCGATATTTCGGATGCGGTTCGAGATCGCCTCGGTGGCATACTCGACCTCCGGCGGCCACGAGCGAGCGGACCGTTCCCGCTCGAGACGCCGTCGTGGGATTTCGCCTCGCTCACGTACGGCGCGGGTGAAATCGCCCTCTCGATACTCGTCGAACGATCGTTACTGACGTCGTTCGAAACGCTCGCCGGCCTAACGGCTCGGAGCGAGTTCGAATCTGCTGCGAACACGGGCTTCACGTGA
- a CDS encoding endonuclease III domain-containing protein yields MSDDPEPTVNISGGTAGGGVAVEFDPESADTRAEEIVDRLGERYWQKTYGGQDAFTCLVRTILSQNTSDKASQPAHDALLERYGGEGDLAESLATAERSQLAETISAAGLYNQKSKIIIETAEWVLEEFDSAVAFDEYVTDEAPETVRDTLLSVRGVGPKTADCVLLFAGGRPGIFPVDTHVHRIYRRLGIAPADADHETVREVLEREVPAPKCGFAHTATIQFGREYCTARKPACLEDPDACPMGDLCEQVGVYPETDEVVDPADAPG; encoded by the coding sequence ATGAGCGACGATCCCGAGCCGACGGTCAACATCAGCGGCGGTACGGCTGGCGGCGGCGTGGCCGTCGAGTTCGACCCCGAGAGCGCGGACACTCGCGCGGAAGAAATCGTCGACCGATTAGGCGAACGCTACTGGCAGAAGACCTACGGCGGACAGGACGCCTTCACCTGCCTCGTCCGCACGATCTTGAGTCAGAATACGAGCGACAAAGCGAGTCAGCCCGCCCACGACGCGTTGCTCGAGCGCTACGGCGGGGAGGGAGACCTCGCAGAGTCCCTCGCCACTGCCGAACGCTCCCAGCTCGCCGAAACGATCAGCGCCGCGGGACTCTACAATCAGAAGTCCAAAATTATCATTGAGACGGCCGAGTGGGTGCTCGAGGAGTTCGACTCCGCCGTCGCCTTCGACGAGTACGTCACGGACGAGGCACCGGAGACGGTTCGTGACACGCTCCTCTCCGTCCGCGGCGTCGGGCCGAAGACTGCCGACTGTGTCCTGCTCTTTGCGGGGGGCCGCCCCGGAATTTTTCCCGTCGATACGCACGTCCACAGAATCTATCGCCGCCTCGGAATTGCGCCGGCCGACGCGGATCACGAAACCGTCAGGGAGGTCCTCGAGCGCGAGGTTCCCGCCCCAAAGTGTGGCTTCGCCCACACCGCGACGATCCAATTCGGCCGCGAGTACTGCACGGCCCGAAAACCGGCCTGTCTCGAGGATCCCGACGCCTGTCCGATGGGTGATCTGTGTGAGCAAGTCGGCGTCTACCCGGAGACGGACGAGGTGGTCGATCCGGCGGATGCGCCGGGGTAA
- a CDS encoding ABC transporter permease yields the protein MTEISSTSTSTLSNPISSAWSRLTTQSGSRRALLLMAPLIVFELLIFVIPFAILLRISFAAPSSDGVYADGTWSLEAYQQVVATDLIWSIVGYSFFLGAVVTVLSVAIGLFYAYAIWRSSGLVKSLLLFSVVLPLLTTLVIRTYAFDPLLQPAGLLYSTVGVVIAQLYIVLPYAVLAIYSVMATTDWHVVEAARDLGASRPRSVLEVVVPQVMPGIIVAAVVSFAWSVGAYAAPELLSNNITFAIYVEQLMLSDMSYPTAAALSAVMLGLMSLCIAAIFGVLNRFGGEFELA from the coding sequence ATGACGGAGATATCGTCCACCTCGACGTCGACGCTGTCGAACCCGATTAGCTCCGCCTGGTCCCGGCTGACTACCCAGTCGGGGTCGCGTCGCGCGCTGTTGCTCATGGCGCCGCTGATCGTGTTCGAACTCCTGATCTTCGTGATCCCGTTCGCGATCCTGTTGCGGATCAGCTTCGCCGCTCCCTCGAGCGACGGGGTGTACGCCGACGGAACGTGGTCGCTCGAGGCCTACCAGCAGGTCGTCGCCACCGACCTGATCTGGAGTATCGTCGGCTACTCGTTTTTCCTCGGTGCCGTCGTGACGGTGCTTTCCGTCGCGATCGGGCTGTTCTACGCGTACGCGATCTGGCGCTCGAGCGGGCTCGTGAAGTCGCTCCTGCTGTTTTCGGTCGTTCTCCCGTTGCTAACGACGCTGGTCATCCGGACGTACGCCTTCGATCCGCTGTTGCAACCCGCCGGCCTCCTGTACAGCACGGTCGGCGTCGTCATCGCACAGCTCTACATCGTCCTTCCGTACGCCGTGCTGGCGATTTACAGCGTCATGGCGACGACCGACTGGCACGTCGTCGAGGCCGCCCGCGACCTCGGGGCGAGTCGGCCGCGATCGGTCCTCGAGGTCGTCGTGCCGCAAGTGATGCCGGGAATCATCGTGGCGGCGGTGGTCTCGTTCGCCTGGAGCGTCGGGGCGTACGCAGCGCCGGAACTCCTTTCGAACAACATCACGTTCGCCATCTACGTCGAGCAGTTGATGCTCAGCGATATGAGCTACCCCACCGCAGCCGCGCTCTCGGCCGTCATGCTCGGTCTGATGTCACTCTGCATCGCCGCGATCTTTGGCGTCCTCAATCGATTCGGAGGTGAGTTCGAACTTGCATAG
- a CDS encoding agmatinase family protein, with amino-acid sequence MSEQSPAAAFREQTTGSDVELAYAGHNTFLKGDPRSVDDLDDVDAAVLGAPYDGAVSNRPGARYGPEAIRRASAWWAYLSGYKGGLTNMDSGEQVDFSQFAVADCGDVPIFPMDRETTAESITAHVATAAEQAFPVLLGGDHYCTYPSVRGFAEGIDADSIGFVQIDAHTDTVSESAIFGEHFHGSPTHHIADSEYAEYENVSHVGIRGYESPAFFEFADESGLNLFTMADVRERGIRSVVTDAIDAAADGVDAVYVTFDIDGVDPAVAPGTGTPVPGGLSAREALTVMDILGARDSVGAVDLMEVAPTYDPTEGTQRLAAYLLVRFLEQKFASA; translated from the coding sequence ATGAGCGAGCAGTCGCCTGCGGCGGCGTTTCGCGAGCAGACGACGGGATCGGACGTCGAACTGGCCTACGCGGGACACAACACGTTCCTGAAAGGCGACCCCCGAAGCGTCGACGATCTCGACGACGTCGACGCGGCGGTACTCGGCGCGCCCTACGACGGTGCGGTCAGCAACCGCCCGGGTGCGAGATACGGACCCGAAGCGATTCGACGGGCCAGCGCCTGGTGGGCGTACCTCTCGGGGTACAAAGGCGGCCTGACGAACATGGACAGCGGAGAGCAAGTCGACTTCTCCCAGTTCGCCGTCGCGGACTGCGGCGACGTGCCGATCTTCCCGATGGATCGAGAGACGACGGCCGAGAGCATTACTGCTCACGTCGCGACGGCGGCCGAACAGGCGTTTCCCGTGTTGCTCGGCGGCGATCACTACTGTACGTACCCCTCAGTGCGAGGGTTCGCGGAAGGAATCGACGCCGACAGCATCGGATTCGTCCAGATCGACGCGCACACGGATACCGTTAGTGAGAGCGCCATCTTTGGCGAGCACTTCCACGGCTCGCCGACCCACCACATCGCCGACTCCGAGTACGCGGAGTACGAGAACGTGAGCCACGTCGGCATTCGTGGCTACGAGAGCCCCGCTTTCTTCGAGTTCGCCGACGAGTCCGGGCTGAACCTCTTTACGATGGCCGACGTTCGCGAGCGGGGAATCCGTTCGGTCGTCACCGACGCAATCGACGCGGCCGCAGACGGCGTCGACGCCGTTTACGTCACCTTCGACATCGACGGCGTCGATCCGGCCGTCGCACCCGGCACTGGAACCCCCGTCCCTGGCGGACTCTCCGCCAGAGAAGCGCTCACCGTGATGGACATCCTCGGCGCTCGAGACAGCGTCGGGGCGGTCGACCTGATGGAAGTCGCGCCGACGTACGACCCGACCGAGGGCACCCAGCGACTCGCGGCGTACCTCCTCGTGCGATTCCTCGAGCAAAAATTCGCCAGCGCGTAA
- a CDS encoding ABC transporter substrate-binding protein — MAADPDGVAETSETGSESVADASAISRRGLLSTTAVGSATALAGCAELFGGDEGLRVMVWSGNYADRFEDGLVSQWEADHDTEIQIERGWGGVLEQIRNAPEDDPPFDVTVAEGNFYYYGRQDDLFEPIDRDNISNEDEIMDFFTEIRDPEYGMPVDGAPCTIIHREDADVDPETWADLSGDTVADSEGVGIDTGFWWYPMYAAALGMGEEGDAEEMYDDTNHEEILDGVDEWGVDEWASSGEDIWQAFDNEAIDVAQWYYDQTAYDIDDEDGLTHTMPEQTTGWINNWCVVRGTDMQDEAEEFIDFMLDAEVQSEWAETHPMMFSNENIEYPEELEDDLPTTDEEARNVAFPDWEYLSDYDGELSEAFDSMQHSS, encoded by the coding sequence ATGGCTGCAGACCCAGATGGGGTTGCAGAGACGAGCGAGACAGGTTCCGAATCAGTCGCCGACGCGTCGGCGATCTCGCGTCGAGGGCTGTTATCGACGACGGCGGTCGGTTCGGCCACCGCGCTGGCGGGATGTGCGGAACTCTTCGGTGGGGACGAGGGGCTCCGCGTCATGGTCTGGAGCGGGAACTACGCTGACCGGTTCGAAGATGGACTGGTGAGTCAGTGGGAGGCAGACCACGACACCGAGATCCAGATCGAACGCGGCTGGGGCGGCGTGTTAGAGCAGATACGAAACGCCCCCGAGGACGATCCGCCGTTCGACGTGACCGTCGCGGAGGGCAACTTCTACTACTACGGCCGTCAGGACGACCTCTTCGAGCCGATCGACCGAGACAACATCTCCAACGAAGATGAGATCATGGACTTCTTTACGGAGATTCGCGACCCCGAGTACGGGATGCCAGTCGACGGCGCGCCCTGTACGATCATCCACCGCGAGGACGCCGATGTCGACCCCGAAACGTGGGCCGACCTCTCCGGCGACACCGTCGCCGACAGCGAGGGCGTCGGCATCGACACCGGCTTCTGGTGGTACCCGATGTACGCCGCGGCGCTCGGGATGGGCGAGGAGGGCGACGCAGAAGAGATGTACGACGATACCAATCACGAGGAGATCCTCGACGGCGTCGACGAGTGGGGCGTCGACGAGTGGGCCAGTTCCGGCGAGGACATCTGGCAGGCGTTCGACAACGAGGCGATCGACGTCGCGCAGTGGTACTACGACCAGACGGCCTACGACATCGACGACGAAGACGGACTGACCCACACGATGCCCGAGCAGACGACGGGGTGGATCAACAACTGGTGTGTCGTCCGCGGCACCGACATGCAAGACGAAGCCGAGGAGTTCATCGACTTCATGCTGGACGCCGAGGTCCAGTCGGAGTGGGCCGAAACACACCCGATGATGTTCAGCAACGAGAACATCGAGTATCCCGAGGAACTCGAGGACGACCTCCCGACGACCGACGAGGAGGCTCGAAATGTCGCGTTCCCGGATTGGGAGTACCTCTCGGATTACGACGGCGAACTCTCCGAGGCGTTCGACAGTATGCAACACTCATCATAG
- a CDS encoding ABC transporter ATP-binding protein: MTDITLQRLEKRYGETTAVEDVSVEIDDGELLCLLGPSGSGKSTTLRMLAGLETPTEGAIRLDGEDVTDQPAYDRNTSTVFQDWALFPHKTVLENVAFGLKMRDVSKDERRERAQAMLERVQMGGYGDEDPTTLSGGQKQRVALARSLAVNPDVLLLDEPLSNLDKRLREDMQIELREIHDDLEETFVHVTHDQDEAFTLADRIGIMNEGELIQVGDPDEVYENPKNRFIEAFLGDTNFVDATVVQSPGETVAVETELGAELVLPSSSDHGLKADDELTLSLRPEILSIDRGAPGADTTSPADQRAVTDGSTTNAVTGTIANVIYRGSTVRYSVSIDGASVFAERTNASSGSLSAGDDVTLEWNSEDVLAFRADGVRVPLYNP; encoded by the coding sequence ATGACCGATATAACCCTGCAGAGACTCGAGAAACGATACGGAGAGACCACCGCCGTCGAAGACGTCTCCGTCGAGATCGACGACGGCGAACTGCTCTGCCTGCTTGGACCGAGCGGTAGCGGCAAGTCGACGACGTTGCGAATGCTCGCCGGCCTCGAGACGCCAACCGAGGGCGCGATCCGACTCGACGGCGAGGACGTCACCGATCAGCCGGCCTACGACCGAAACACGTCGACCGTGTTCCAGGACTGGGCGCTGTTCCCGCACAAGACGGTCCTGGAGAACGTCGCCTTCGGGCTCAAGATGCGCGACGTGTCGAAAGACGAGCGCCGAGAGCGCGCCCAGGCGATGCTCGAGCGCGTCCAGATGGGCGGCTACGGCGACGAGGATCCGACGACGCTGAGCGGCGGCCAGAAACAGCGCGTCGCGCTCGCGCGCTCGCTTGCCGTCAACCCGGATGTCTTGCTCTTGGACGAGCCGCTGTCGAATCTCGACAAACGACTCCGAGAAGACATGCAGATCGAACTTCGTGAGATCCACGACGACCTCGAGGAGACGTTCGTCCACGTCACCCACGACCAGGACGAAGCGTTCACGCTCGCCGACCGTATCGGCATCATGAACGAAGGCGAGCTGATCCAGGTCGGCGATCCGGACGAAGTCTACGAGAACCCCAAGAACCGGTTCATCGAGGCCTTCCTCGGCGACACCAACTTCGTCGACGCGACGGTTGTACAATCGCCGGGAGAGACGGTCGCCGTCGAAACCGAACTCGGTGCCGAACTGGTTCTTCCGAGCAGCAGCGACCACGGCCTCAAGGCCGACGACGAGCTCACGCTCTCGCTTCGACCGGAGATTCTCTCGATCGACCGGGGAGCGCCCGGCGCTGATACCACTTCGCCTGCCGATCAGCGGGCGGTCACCGACGGCAGCACGACCAACGCCGTCACGGGAACGATCGCGAACGTCATCTATCGCGGCTCGACCGTTCGCTACTCCGTGTCGATCGACGGCGCGTCGGTGTTCGCCGAGCGAACGAACGCGAGTTCGGGGTCGCTGTCGGCCGGCGACGACGTGACTCTCGAGTGGAACAGCGAAGACGTCCTCGCATTTCGCGCGGACGGAGTTCGTGTACCGCTTTATAATCCATGA
- the bluB gene encoding 5,6-dimethylbenzimidazole synthase has protein sequence MVSFTDAERDALYKAIYARRDIRRFRSDPVPEDALDRLIQAAHHAPSVGFSQPWDLLVVREDETKAEIAGIAERAIAAAREGYEEPRRSEFAQLKLEGIREAPINICVTCDPTRGEPHVLGRSSMRETDVYSTCLAVQNLWLAARAEGVGVGWVSVLYPAEVRDVLEIPAHIDPIAYLCIGYPEGGFPEKPVLETEGWRERLEVDELVHEGGWGDE, from the coding sequence ATGGTTTCATTCACCGATGCAGAACGCGATGCGCTCTACAAGGCAATTTACGCGCGCCGGGACATTCGGCGATTTCGCTCGGATCCGGTGCCCGAGGACGCTCTCGATCGCCTAATTCAGGCCGCTCATCACGCTCCGAGCGTCGGCTTCTCCCAGCCGTGGGACTTACTCGTCGTCCGCGAGGACGAGACGAAAGCCGAAATCGCCGGGATTGCCGAGCGAGCGATCGCTGCCGCTCGAGAGGGCTACGAGGAGCCGCGTCGATCCGAGTTTGCTCAGTTGAAACTCGAGGGCATCCGCGAGGCACCGATCAACATCTGCGTCACCTGCGATCCGACGCGCGGGGAACCCCACGTACTCGGACGGAGTTCCATGCGAGAGACGGACGTCTACTCGACGTGTCTCGCCGTGCAGAACCTCTGGCTTGCGGCTCGAGCGGAAGGGGTGGGCGTCGGATGGGTGAGCGTGCTCTATCCTGCAGAGGTACGGGACGTATTGGAAATCCCGGCTCACATCGACCCGATTGCGTACCTCTGTATCGGCTATCCGGAGGGCGGCTTTCCCGAAAAGCCCGTCCTCGAAACCGAAGGGTGGCGCGAGCGACTCGAGGTGGACGAACTCGTCCACGAGGGAGGGTGGGGGGACGAGTGA
- a CDS encoding sodium:solute symporter — MTELLIDGSIVALYFAAMVGVGYWGYRQSESLDDYFVAGRNIPLWMYIPVMSAVILGGASTIGSGGLGYEHGVSGAWLTIWLGVGVAAIGVLISTDLANLEAYTIGDILERRFDQYSGTVGAAIAGVYALTIAITQIIAIATALNALFGIEMTPMIVVAGIIVVIYTALGGMLSVTITDFVQWFIMTFGIFLLALPLGLVEVGGVSGLSAELEPSYFSPTGIGVSTVVSYFLLYCLGIMIGQDIWQRVFTADSPETARIGNIATGAYAIFYGIATAVLGMIALILFPGLDNPDLALPMMVLEVIPVGLSGLILAGFISAMMSTADSALLASSTLFTNDVYKRFVDDDASDERYTMISRLLILVLGAGATATAVWIGDVVNALTLAYNLLVGSIFVPIFGAFFWKGATWQGAITSIVVSNVAVVGSMVLYGFGSDLPIVIGLAISLVCFVVVSVLTGPPSNREDTEWIDTESTEHFE; from the coding sequence ATGACAGAGCTACTCATTGACGGCTCGATCGTCGCACTCTATTTCGCGGCGATGGTCGGCGTCGGGTACTGGGGATACCGACAGTCGGAATCGCTCGACGACTACTTCGTCGCGGGCCGAAACATCCCACTCTGGATGTACATTCCGGTGATGTCGGCGGTTATTCTCGGCGGGGCATCGACGATCGGCAGCGGCGGACTCGGCTACGAACACGGCGTCTCCGGTGCCTGGCTCACCATCTGGCTCGGCGTCGGTGTCGCGGCGATCGGTGTGCTCATCTCCACCGATTTGGCGAATCTCGAGGCCTACACGATCGGTGACATTCTCGAGCGTCGCTTCGACCAGTACTCCGGCACTGTCGGCGCGGCAATCGCGGGCGTCTACGCGCTGACGATCGCCATTACGCAGATCATCGCGATTGCGACAGCGCTCAACGCGCTTTTCGGCATCGAGATGACTCCAATGATCGTCGTCGCAGGCATCATCGTCGTCATCTACACTGCCCTCGGTGGGATGCTCTCCGTGACGATCACCGACTTCGTCCAGTGGTTCATCATGACGTTCGGTATTTTCCTGCTGGCACTGCCACTCGGCCTCGTCGAAGTCGGCGGCGTCTCGGGGCTAAGTGCTGAACTCGAGCCCTCGTACTTCAGTCCCACCGGAATTGGGGTCTCTACGGTCGTGAGCTACTTCCTCCTGTACTGTCTGGGGATCATGATCGGCCAGGACATCTGGCAGCGCGTCTTCACGGCCGATAGTCCAGAGACGGCCCGTATCGGAAACATCGCGACTGGGGCGTACGCGATTTTTTACGGAATCGCAACCGCAGTGCTCGGCATGATCGCGCTGATCCTGTTCCCGGGACTCGACAACCCCGATCTTGCACTCCCGATGATGGTCCTCGAGGTCATCCCCGTCGGCCTCTCGGGACTCATCCTCGCTGGCTTTATCTCCGCGATGATGTCGACCGCCGACTCGGCGCTGCTCGCCTCGAGCACCCTATTTACGAACGACGTCTACAAGCGCTTCGTCGACGACGACGCCTCGGACGAGCGCTATACGATGATCTCTCGACTGTTGATCCTCGTCCTCGGCGCGGGTGCAACTGCAACGGCCGTCTGGATCGGCGACGTCGTCAACGCGCTGACGCTCGCGTACAACCTGCTCGTCGGCTCTATCTTCGTTCCGATCTTCGGGGCGTTCTTCTGGAAAGGAGCGACCTGGCAGGGGGCGATCACTTCGATCGTCGTCAGTAACGTCGCCGTCGTGGGGAGTATGGTGCTCTACGGATTCGGATCTGACCTCCCGATCGTCATCGGACTGGCCATCAGCCTCGTCTGCTTCGTCGTCGTCAGCGTCCTCACCGGGCCGCCATCCAACAGGGAGGACACCGAGTGGATCGACACCGAGTCGACCGAACACTTCGAGTAG
- a CDS encoding aspartate aminotransferase family protein: MSEQTSRSNEAVTNQYDAYLTPIWKNLNVPIKRASGETLEDFEGNEYLDAFSGISVTNVGHNNEAVVEAAKDQLDEFVHGCSYVHPNAPVGELAERLATETPGDLTKSFFCNSGTEAVEGAIKLARKYTGSTEVLALEMGFHGRTLGSLALTGNKAYKNGMAPTINDVSHVEPPYGYRCPSCEGETCTAACAENVERVIGTHTADDLAAIVVEPVMGEGGIIVPPEGWLERVQEIAHEHDALLIADEVQTGYGRTGELWAVDHFDVVPDIITQAKGIANGLPLGAFTAREEIADAFESGDHLSTFGGNPVACAAALATLDELQDGIVDNAREQGAWLEDELAALESEFDVVGDTRGLGLMYGLEIVDPSTDGPRGVAPAPDATLAKSVAADLREEGIVIGVGGYYSNVIRLQPPLTIDRDQLERIVAALRSALESEVGR; the protein is encoded by the coding sequence ATGTCGGAACAGACATCACGGTCGAACGAGGCAGTAACGAACCAGTACGACGCGTATCTCACGCCGATCTGGAAGAACCTCAACGTGCCCATCAAACGCGCGTCGGGCGAAACGCTCGAGGATTTCGAGGGCAACGAGTATCTCGACGCGTTCTCGGGCATTTCGGTGACGAACGTCGGGCACAACAACGAAGCCGTCGTCGAGGCGGCGAAAGATCAACTCGACGAGTTCGTCCACGGCTGTTCGTACGTCCACCCCAACGCCCCCGTCGGTGAACTCGCCGAACGCCTCGCAACGGAAACGCCGGGGGACCTCACCAAGTCCTTCTTCTGTAACTCCGGCACCGAAGCCGTCGAGGGTGCGATCAAATTGGCACGGAAGTACACCGGTAGCACCGAAGTGCTGGCCCTCGAGATGGGGTTCCACGGTCGCACCCTCGGGAGCCTCGCGCTGACCGGCAACAAGGCCTACAAGAACGGCATGGCACCGACGATAAACGACGTGTCCCACGTCGAGCCACCATACGGCTATCGCTGTCCCTCCTGTGAGGGCGAGACGTGTACGGCTGCGTGCGCCGAGAACGTCGAACGGGTCATTGGCACCCACACGGCAGACGACCTCGCAGCCATCGTCGTCGAACCCGTCATGGGCGAAGGGGGCATCATCGTCCCGCCGGAGGGCTGGCTCGAGCGCGTCCAGGAAATCGCTCACGAGCACGACGCGCTGTTGATCGCCGACGAGGTCCAGACCGGCTACGGTCGAACGGGCGAACTCTGGGCCGTCGATCACTTCGACGTCGTCCCGGACATTATCACCCAGGCGAAAGGAATTGCCAACGGCCTCCCACTGGGCGCGTTCACCGCCCGTGAGGAGATCGCAGACGCCTTCGAGTCGGGAGACCACCTCTCGACCTTCGGCGGGAACCCAGTCGCCTGTGCGGCCGCGCTGGCGACACTCGACGAACTCCAGGACGGGATCGTCGACAACGCACGCGAACAGGGCGCGTGGCTCGAGGACGAACTCGCAGCCCTGGAGTCCGAGTTCGACGTCGTCGGTGACACGCGCGGGCTCGGGTTGATGTACGGGCTCGAGATCGTCGATCCGTCCACCGACGGGCCACGAGGCGTTGCCCCCGCACCAGACGCGACGTTGGCGAAGTCCGTCGCAGCCGATCTCCGCGAGGAAGGTATCGTCATCGGCGTCGGCGGCTACTACTCGAACGTCATTCGCCTACAACCGCCGTTGACCATCGACCGGGACCAACTCGAGCGGATCGTCGCGGCGCTTCGCTCGGCGCTCGAGTCGGAGGTGGGTCGATGA
- a CDS encoding DUF371 domain-containing protein, which produces MSLEEVIHARGHEHVAAEHASTFEVTTDDYLTPAGDCILAIDADRAPTDFDPEFVDACRDANATITITIEADGYAESVTGRGDPDLELTNERSIVGRTSEYVDDRTIVNDAEFAAEGFDRDLVDALADGAAATVTISVE; this is translated from the coding sequence ATGTCTCTCGAGGAAGTCATCCACGCTCGCGGTCACGAGCACGTTGCAGCCGAGCACGCGAGCACGTTCGAGGTCACGACGGACGACTATCTCACGCCGGCGGGCGACTGCATCCTCGCGATCGACGCCGACCGCGCGCCGACCGACTTCGACCCGGAGTTCGTCGACGCCTGCCGGGACGCGAACGCGACGATCACGATCACGATCGAAGCTGACGGCTACGCGGAGTCCGTGACGGGGCGTGGCGATCCCGACCTCGAGTTGACCAACGAGCGAAGTATCGTCGGCCGGACGAGCGAGTACGTCGACGACCGAACGATCGTGAACGACGCCGAGTTCGCAGCCGAGGGCTTCGATCGGGACCTCGTCGACGCGCTGGCCGACGGTGCCGCGGCGACGGTGACGATCAGCGTCGAGTGA